The nucleotide sequence ttctcctacttgttcgataaccttggtctcatcattgagggaaatacctaccgtcgctatattgcatcatcccttcctctttggggaaataccaacgtagttctagcagacatcaggaaCCTACATGAAAGGTGGAACTATAACCAGAAGATGTGCAGAAGGATTCTTTAGGTTGATCTAGAAGTACTATTCCAATCCATCATAGAGTATTTGGAAACTCTTATATCAAAATCTATTCTTCTTAAACCATCTAGAAATAGTGTGATATCCCAATGTTAGTGCTATATAGAAGTAGTTTGGTAACAAGTCTTGCAACCTTGTTAACAAATCACCTTTGTATGCTCTAACAACTAAATGTCATACACAAATAAACATAAGTTAGATAACCTAGTACATCTCAGCCATTTGTATATGAAAAGCAATTTGGAGACAAGTCTTGCAAACTTGTTAACAAATTCTTCTTATATGCATAGGGCAAATTGATGTCATAAAATACTCCCACATTCTTTTATAATCATCTAGGAGAAATCTTTGTTTGAGTAATGGGTTGCCTTGACCACAAGGGTGATGAAATTGAGGTTGGAATCAAAGAAAGGACATCAAAAAGTTATCTCAGGCCAGGGATTTACTAGAGAAATCAATACCAAAGTAAAGGCCACAATGGACTATGGATCATTTGGATTATTTTGATTCAAACAGGAAACTATGATAAGATACAACCATGATCCATATAAAGGAAAGAATAACAATGAGGACATAACAAACCACAATATAACTTAGGAAACATATTCAAGTTTCTAAATAAGAAAGTTATATGGAGAATTATGGTATTACTCCAAGGATATGGATTCCAATGAGTAAGTAAAGCCAAATCATAAAGCCACATAATTACCAACCATAACTTGAATTACATAATATAACCCTCACATTTTGTGAGTGGTCAAGTCTCATAAGAGAGCACTTCACAAGTTCATCTTGTGATAAAGGTCATTTGGCTTGCTCCTGAGTTCTTTCTCAAGAAAATAAAACTTTGGACATGTGGATAATAGAATCACATGGGCTACTTAGTCACCAGTTGTTCTAAAAATTTGCTTCCACACACTCAAGTAACGAGTTCTTATCAAAGAGGAGTGCATCAACTTGTTCAACATTAGGATGAGTTATGGAATCAAGAGATATTCTATTCTCATCATTTTACTCATCCATTTTGCCATAACACCTGATCACATGCAGGACAATTGTAAattatgcatccactgacatctgaTCATGTTTTCACATGATTTACTTGTCAAGTACCACAAACGAAAGCCACTGTGATAATATATCATGTTGGCAAGTAATTGAATGAAAACAATGGGAATACTTTTGTAGTCATCATAGGGAGCAAATTAAGTAAATATTGTTGGACAACAATTTAGTGTTGCCCAAGAGTTAATAAAGCACTCAATCTGTAGCATTCCAAAAACTACAAGTAGTCACAAATAAATAATTATAGCAATATGTTTTCATTGCTAATCATGTATAACAAAAATAGTGATGAAGGTTACACCTTTCAAGATGAGAGACAAATCCATAACACTAGTTGAAACCTTTATATAAATTGCTGTCCACCAGTAGGGACAAATCCATTTATTTCCCAAATTCATTTAGATTCCAAGTATAGAACTCATTAGTAGTTAACCATGATTTCAATGTATAAAACTTTACTAAGAAGTTTTACAAATTATTTCCTAAATCCATTGTAGTTAAAATGTCCaattaaaaatgttcaacataccATTTTGGCAATAACATGTTTGTTGTGTTATGCTAGTATCATAGCATGTAAGAAAGAGTTGTGCAGTTCATTTGAAATCTAAATTTAGAGAAAATAACAATTTGTCACAAATAAATAAAATTGCAATGTAATTTCATGTTTCTAAAATCATTGAGCAACAAAATAGAGGTGTCAAGTCTCACATTTCCAAATGTGAAATAAACCCAATAGGCCAAAATTCAATTTAAATGGTGAAGAAATTTAAATATAGAGAAAATAACAAAAAAATCACTTAATTGAGCATCCTAAGTTCAAAATTCAAAACTTGCTCAAAATTGAAAAATCAAAACATGGTGAGCTTGAAATTTGATATGGAATTCAAATcttatttttaataatttttcttATTGCAAATAGGCCCTGAAAACATCTATTTTCTATTCTATTTTAATGGCAGAAGGGCTTGTTTGTAATTTTCCGGAAGCTTGAGGGGGTTCTAATTCAAATTTTTCCCGTCGATGGAAGCAGCTGCGTGGCCGCGCCGAAATCGCTGTCGTTCCACGTCCTGCTTGCCGCCCTCGCTGGGAGAAGTGCCCACGACGTCACCACGGCAGAAGATGTGTACAAGTAAGCAGGATGGTGGCATGGGATTTCGAGATCCCAAGGCTTTTAACCAAGCTTTATTGGCTAAGCAAGCATGGAGTATTCTGCAAGTGCCATCCTCCCTTTGTGCTAGAGCCCTTAAAGCTCGGTACTTCAAAGATGACTCAATCTTGTCTGCATCGTGCCCGGCCTCGGGCTCATTCACCTTCCACAGCATTCTGCATGGCCGATACCTCCTCCGCGAGGGTCTCATTTGGAGAGTGGGGACGGGGGCGCATATCAACATCCATCACGACCCGTGGATCCCCCGTAGAGGGTGCACAAAGCCACTGGGCCAAGTGTACATGCAGGGCATCACCAAGCTCGCGGACCTGCTAAACCTCGACGGGATGACATGGAATGAGGAGGTGGTGGATGCGATGTTTTCTACAGATGATGCAACAGATGTGAAGCAAATTGCTATAGGAGGACCGAATATTGATGATTTTCTCGCATGGAATCTTACACGAAATGGCGTGTTCTCGGTCAAGTCAGCGTATCATCTAAGAATGTCTATGAACAGAGCAAGGACCGGACAACCGGAGTCCTCAAGCTCGGTAGCAAAGCATAAGGGGTACTTGGCGCTGTGAGAAACAAGTGCTCCTGGCAAGGTCAAGATCCATATGTGGCGGATAATACGAAATGGTCTTGCTGTAGGTTCAGAGCTTCATTGAAGGCAGATCAAGTCGGGCATTTTTTGTGTTGTGTATGCCCGCGAAGAGACCATGATGCACAGATTTTGGGGTTGCCAACATTCAGTCTTGTCCTGGGAGGAGTTGAGGGCGCAAGTGGGTTTGGCACTCGAGTTGCCACCGAGGCACATCGAAACACAACGAGACCTAGCCTCttggttgcttgactggtttgctCGTGCCTCTGACGACGAGAAGGAGATGATGCTCCAAGCAGCTTATAGCCTTTGGCTAGCAAGAAACAAGGCGAGAGACGAGAGGAAGATAGCACAACAACATGAAATAATAGCGACAGTACAAATGCAGATTTCGGACTGGAGAACATCACATGAGACGAGGGCGCCACAACCGGAGCCAAAGACCGTTCAGCGGTGGGAACCTCCTGAAGATGGATGGGTGAAGATCAACTTCGACGACGCGGTCTCCAGGAATGGGGAGAAAGGAGGAGGTGGCTTGGTCCTTCGGGATCACCAGGCGGCGTTCAGAGCCGGGTTATGCCATTTCTTCCCAAATATTGATGATCCTCAGATGGTGGAAGTTCTAGCATGCCGAAGTGTAGTCCACATGGCGATTGATCTGAACGTAAGGCGGGCGCATGTGGAGCCGGACAACCTAGCTCTGGTGTATATGCTAAACAATCCGGAGAAGAACCTCTCTGCTGTTGGGCCATGGGTGCAGGAGATCAAGACTTTGCTCGGTACTATGGACACGAGGCCAAGGTGTCGTGGCTTCGTCGATCTGGGAATGTTGCCGCTCATAAACTTGCGAAAGTAGGTGTAGGTGAGAACCGTTCGGAGATTTGGGTGGGATCGCCACCAGACTTTATTTTATATGTAATTTCAGACGAGATTCCTAGCTTTTGTTAAATAAAGCGGCATGATTTTTCCCCTAAAAAAAGACGtcatttcttctctctttttccctttctcttTATTCTTTTCTCTATTTCTTTCCACTGGGCCGAAACTCATTTCTCTTCCCTCCGGCCCATTTctttcttcctctcctttttctttccCCGTCCGGCCCACTTGGCCTTTCTCTCCTGcgcgacccaccgcaccctcgcaTCCATCCACCGAGTCCGAACCAAACCCGGCCGTGCCCTACGCCGCTGCCCCAACCGAGTCCACCTCGGCGTGAGCGCCCCGGAGACCCTAGGGCTCTGCGCATATAAAAGTCGGGCCCCGTGCTCACGTATCTCCCGAAACCGATTCGTCGCGCCGCATCCgatcccgccgccccgcgccgaaaccctagccgccgccgccctccattGACGCGCCAAGTAGAGCTCGAAGCCTCGCCTTCCAGAGCCGCCTTGTCCGTCGCCAAGCATCCCAGAAGCAATCCTGGAGCCGCCGCATCCCGTTTGGGCCGAAACCGACGCGTCCCCGGCTCCGGAACCAACTCCTCGCTCTACTCCGATGACCTCCACCCCTCTCCTCCGACGAACGGCATCTCCCGGACCTCCCCGACGTGTTTACGTCCCAGGGTAATGATCTCCTCGAGCTCCTCTTCGATTTGTTCCAACGCCGGCAAGGATCCGAGCACTGCAGCGTTAGCGCCCCCCTACTCCGGCAACCTTATCCTCGGTATTTCCAATAAgaaaactaattccagaaaataaatataAATCCAGAAATTTGCAGAATAGCCCCTGAGTTTATTTTAAATAATACTTTAGCCCTCTGTTTAACATTTTAGACCTTTAACATAACATTTTAGCACAGGCCGTTACCAATCTTCTGCTCCCGCTCGCTCGCAGCCATGGCGAGCAGCAtggcgctgctactgctgctcctccTGCCGGCGGTGGCGTCCACGACCGCCGAGCTGGACGAGAGGGAGCTAGCGTCCACCATcgccgagctgctcaaggcggcgCTCATGTCCACCGCCGCCGAGCTCGACGATGTCGAGCCAGGCGACAGCGACGGCTACAGGACGTATATCGTCATGCTCGAGCCACCAGAAGAAGGCCAAGATGCCGATGCTGATGCTGCCAGAGCGTGGCACCGTTCGTTCCTGCCGTCGGCGACGACGGCACAAGGCAAGCCGAGGCTGCTCTACTCCTACCGCACCATCTTTACCGGCTTCGCCGCGCGGCTGACAGAGAAGGAGCTCAAGGAGGTCTCTGCCAAGCCAGGCTTCGTACGCTCCTTCGACAACAACATCTACCGCGCGCAGACGACGCACACGACTGCGTTCCTCGCGTCGCTCGTGGACCTGTCGAACCATATTGGGGGAGTCCCCCGATAACTAGCCTGGTGTCGGCGGATACTTGCCTCTGGACATGGACAACGGGCACGTCTAATACAATCGATGATAAATGAATACTACGAATTTGCTATTTCACATGTAGATGTGAAATAACTATCTCACATCTAAGTCCCTCGTCGTTAGATTTGTTTTGTCTTTACAATTCGTGCACTGATGATCTCTTCGCCTTTGATTGTACTATCTGGCGATTTGTAGCGTGCGCTCGCTCAGCCCGCACGGGACGTGCATGCAGCGTGCCAGCGTGGGCTGGCCCATGTGTGCTAGCGTGGGCTGCATTTccattcttttatttttcttttgtttgtctATTGTTGTATTGTCTGGACTGCAGCTGTTGCAGTTTGTGAggtatttttttgtctttttttcatttcttttttctccCCCTTGCGATACTATGATATGTGTATATATCAGATGACATGTACAGGCATCTCCTTTGTGCGTGTATATACAGTATGATTGTTCATGCATTTTTTTCGTTGTTTTGAATTGTATTCATCCGTGCAACGTGTCCACGGAATAGTAAATCATGTATCGAAATTGTTAAAACTCATATAGATGAGTGTGATGTCTTATTTAAGTTTCAGTCCATTTGATTTGTTTCTATAAATTTTGTGCAATTCTTTGATCGGGGTTGTTTTGTCCCGCGCGTCTGGTGTCACTCGTCTATTGTTTATTTTATAGCCCATCACACTGTGCGTCTTTCTTTTTTGAGCCTTTTGCATGGTCTTTTTTCTGTGTTGTAGTTGAAGATAAGTGTTGTCTGTATAAGATGAAGAGAAGAGCTGGCTGCTGGCTCATCGGCTCTATTTCTTTGCTCTTTTTATCCCATTGCTCTTTGTCTAAGGAGTAGAGGCGACCCGGTCAAGTTTCTAAGCAGTACAATGACGGGCAACAGCcaatttcttatttttatttttgtttccagTTGCAAGTCGACCACCGACATGCATGTGGGTCCAAACCGTTTTGATCTTTCCTGCAAGTGTACTCCTAACTGGATtcgcctttttattttttattctagTAGACATGTACGTGCAACGCATGTTTCAACCAATGCACATGAAATTGAAGTGATGATTCAAATATATCACATACATCATGTTTCTATGAAATGCTAATAAATTCATACTAAAAGAATAAAGTAGGCACTACTCACCTCGATGTCAGTTTCATCCGGAGGTAGTTAAGCATGAGCCTCCCAGCACCTCCCAGTTTAGTATTGGGCACGTCAAGAAAGTTGCAGTTTGCTTCCAAAGTAATCTCATGCACTCAACTGAAAGGAAGATTCTGATCGTTCAAATATTGAGATTTCAAGGCCTGAATTGAAGATAACTGGCAACTACACCAGACCTGGCCGCTGCCGCTACGTCCCCGATCCACCCCCCACCATCCAGGTTGATCCATGCACAGGAGACAACACCTCTTAACAATACAGTTTTCTGTGTGTTTTCACTTCGAACTGAATGACTGACAGTCAAAGTTTCAATAGAGGTACATTTTCAATATGAAAAGACGTGTGCTTTTTGAAGATTTGAGTCTTGCAAACCGCAGAAAAATCATGGAAAATTATATTGTTTGGTAGGATACAACAACCATACATATTTTAAGGAAGTTCACAATCATACTGTGAACATGCTACCTTGCTAGTTGCAATACCCTCTTCCTTATCTTATTTATACTATTATGTAGCAAAACTATGTATTCCTCCTTTCCAGCACAaattaaataaaaaaaagagaaagcttCACTTAATATATTGaaaatgaaaatgatggaaaggtgcCATGTAGCGAAGGAGGCGAACATACCAAAACAAACGTACCCTTTAATAGTAAAGATTTGAAGTACATTCATCAAGGTACTGCCCAAAGTTCGTCAATGAGAATTATAGAGTGAATCATTGAGACACAAGAATTAATCGATATGAAATTATGACACAAAGTATGGGATCAAACTGGAGCTCCTCTTTCCTTCCTCTAGTGCATCTACCCCCTAATTGTTTTTCATTTCTGGTAGCATTTCCAAATGGTTTGGCAGTGCTGAATTTTTCATTGAAGTTTTCATACTGTTTCTCATCCAAGACATGATGGGCATATGAATTTCTCATCTGTGTTACTCATCTATGTGTCTTTTAGTATCTTCCTCATTTTTGTATCTTCTACCTGTGTGCAAATTAACAAGAAAAATTAGAAGGCATGACAGTACACAAGTTTGATAGTTTTTTGTGAAAAGATACAAAAATGTAGAATAGATGGAGTACTTACGTATCAACACCATTGCTGATACAGTAGTATCATTCCCTCTGGTTCCTTCGCTATCACATCCGTCCATTTTCATGACCTGCTGAATTCCAATACATTTAGGAGCAGTGGCGGAGGACGGAGGAAAATCAAGGTGGGGCTGACTCTAAACTCCAGAGCAGAAAAGAAATGGTTTGATGCAAAGAAAAAACAAAGTATTTGACACCTTGACCAGTACTATCAATAGACCACTACTATGCACGATCTTCAGTTGATAGAAATTCAGAAACTTATATTGCATTGCTATAAATTCAGAAAAAACGAATTAACAACTATGGTGACCCCTGCCCCTTTGCGTTTGCTGACCCCTGCCTCTCCCCTTCATGTCCAACTTCTGGCTAGCAGCTAGGCTAATGCCAAACTTAGCCACCGCCCGGACTTCAGTGACGCTGTGAAGCTGTTGTTGTCTTGCTCTGCCAGAGGCTGTTGTCCTTCCTCCAGAAGACGGGAGTACAGGCTCCAGCATTTAGGCTGGAGCAGAGACGTCTTCTTGCGCAGTCTGATGCCGGCCGTCACACTAATTGTTGCGGTACTTGCCTGCCGGAGTACCGGTTGGCGCTAGCGATCGCTTCCTTAGCCAAACGCATGATGATTAAGCTAGCGAATGACCGACCAAGCCACACCGACAACGTGCCCTAGTGCCTGGACCCACACTAAAACGGGCATGTTTCACTCGAGCACGCCAGCCAAGCCCATGATTGCTCCTTGtccccccttttcttcttcctctcagCGATGAATAACACAGCCACGGCCACCACGCTTTTTCGCCATCAAATTGTATAGAAACAATGATTAAGAAATGAAGATGCAGATGCACCTTAAGACAGATTGCAACAGAACAGAATCAATGAGGCATAAAGTGCAAGAATGTAGTTACACTGAAATGCTTGAGACATCACTGAATATTTTTCATCCTCTGTCGTTTATCAATAACTGAAGTTTCTCAGGCAAAGTATTTGAAGCTCAGATTCACATGCTCAAAACCAATCTCTCAAACATGAACAATAATATGGCGCATGAAACCAAGAATGCATATACTTCTGCGTTCTGAGGATTTTATCAGGATAGTATACACACTTCAAACAGAAATATTTATGTTATTCTGTGGCATTATCTTCCAGATCCTCAATTTCGAAGGAGAAAAATAACCCACTGTCACATAGGATATGTAATTTTGTTAGCAGACATGAAGTAATTTGATCCACATATACTCTATGTTGTAGAAGAACGCGAGTCAGGAAGCACATGTGAGGGATGCGATACTTACATCACATGTGAGGCAGGGAGCATGTGTGAGGGAGGAAATACTCCCACTTCTTGACACAGAGTGCTGGTCGTTTGCGGCAGATTTAGATGAAGTACTCAGCGATCTTTCCCGTAGAATGGCCAGCAGAGAGGAGACCAGTGCGGATCTCAAATCGGTAAGGAGCAGACCGCCGCGCCGCGGGCTCTTTCGTCGGCGGCCGCCCTGCATGCACCCACTTCGTGCTTAGGGAGCAGACCGGTGCGATCGGAGAGGTGAGGGATGCATGCGCCATAGCGCCACCGGATCGCTCGCCGGCGGCCGCCATGCATGCACCCACTTCGTGCTTAGGCAGCAGACCGGTGTGATCGGAGAGGCAAGGGATGCAGGCGCTGGATCGCTCTCGGCCTCATTTGCCGGCGGATGCCCTGCGTGCGCCTGTTTCGCGCTGAGGGAAGAGACCGGTGCGGCCCGAGAGGCGAGGGGGAGTGGGCGCCGCCGAGCTATGGGAGACTTGTGCGGCTCGAGAGGTTAGTGCTAATTTCGAGGTTAGATTAGATGGAGGCTAGCGCTAATTTTGGTGACGCGGGTGAGGTGGACCTTTCGTTCGCTTctggcagagttttcgtccgcgcTAGTTTTCTCGTTTAATAGTAAGTAAAGAAAGATAAAGATAGTAGAAGGAAAAGACCGCGCGTTGCCGCGTCCGGTCTAAATACAATCGATGATAAATAAATACTACTCCACGAATTTGCTATTTCACGTGTAGACGTGAAATAACTATCTCACATCTAAGTCCCTCGTCGTTAGATTTGTTTTGTCTTTATAATTCGTGCACTGATGATCTCTTCGCCTTTGATTGTACTATCTGGCGATTTGTAGCGTGCGCTCGCGCAGCCCGCACGGGAAGTGCATGCAGCGTGCCAGCGTGGGCTGGCCCATGTGTGCTACCGTGGGCTGCATTTccattcttttatttttcttttgtttgtctATTGTTGTATTGTCTGGACTGCAGCTGTTGCAGTTTGTGAGGTAttcttttgtctttttcttttcatttcttttttctccCCCTTGCGATACTATGAAATGTGTATATATCAGATGACATGTACATGCATCTCCTTTGTGCGTGTATATACAGTATGATTGTTCATGCATTTTTTTCGTTGTTTTGAATTGTATTCATCCGTGCAACGTGTCCACGGAATAGTAAATCATGTATCGAAATTGTTAAAACTCATATAGATGAGTGTGATGTCTTATTTAAGTTTCAGTGCATTTGATTTGTTTCTATAAATTTTGTGCAATTCTTTGATCGGGGTTGTTTTGTCCCGCGCGTCTGGTGTCACTCGTCTATTGTTTATTTTATAGCCCATCACACTGTGCGTCTTTCTTTTTTGAGCTGTTTTTCATGGTCTTTTTTCTGTGTTGTAGTTGAAGATAAGTGTTGTCTGTATAAGATGAAGAGAAGAGCTGGCCTCTGGCTCATCGGCTCTATTTCTTTGCTCTCTTTATCCCATTGCTCTTTGTCTAAGGAATAGAGGCGACCCGGTCAAGTTTCTAAGCAGTACAATGACGGGCAACAACcaatttcttatttttatttttgtttccagTTGCAAGTCGATCACCGACATGCATGTGGGTCCAAACCGTTTTGATCTTTCCTGCAAGTGTACTCCTAACTGGATtcacctttttattttttattctagTTGCAAGTCGATCACCAACATGCAAACTGGagctcttctcttttatttttattgtcGCAGTTGCAAGTAAACCACAGAGATGCAACTCGGCCCAACATATTTCCAGATTATGTTGCAAGTGCTCCCTTGCCATGCAACTAGTCACTGTCACCTACCGTTGCATCTTGTTGTTGTAATTTTGGCGTAAACTTTTGATCTCCCGACTTGTCCCTAACTGAGGCCCAATCCATTTTTTGTTCTAGGTGCAAGTCCAACCTCACTGGCATGCAATAGAGGTCCCATCTTTTTAaacttttcttttttcccttttttagtCTTTTAAATCTATGGTTTTTAAAATTTACAAGTACTTTTTAAATTCACCATTTGATTTGTTTTTCCGTCAATTTCCTGCAAGCTCTACCTTCCGCCTTTCTTGTTATTGTTTGTTTATTGTGTATCCTATTATTGACTTAGGCATGTTCGACTCCGTTGTTGTTGGTCCTCAACTCATAACTGGGTCTGGCCTTTTCTTGTCCTAATTGCAAGTTcatccttgactcgcaactaggacccgttctttttttgtcccatttgcaagtccgcccttgacttgcaactggggcctgACATTTTTTTAGTTTCAAGTTCacaatcgactcgcaactaggacccgttctttttttgtcccagttgcgaGTCCCTCCTTGACTTGCAACTGTGATGTTTTTcctcccaattgcaagtccactcTCGACTCTAGGACCCGAACTTTTTTTGTcttagttgcaagtccatcatcgactcgcaactggggcctgctttttttttctatttgcaagtccaccctcgactcacagTTAGGGACCGACCCTTTCTGTCCCAGTTGCAATAACCCCTTCGACTTGTAACTCGGACCTGgcccttttttgtcccagttgcaatccACCCTTGAGTCGTAGCTAGGCCTAACCTTTTTTTTCCTAGTTGCAATTGCACTCTTAACTCGCAACTGGGTCTCAATATTTTTTGTcctaattgcaagtccaccctcgacccACAACTGGCGTCCGGCCTTTTCTTTCCAGTTGAAAGTCCAACTATGGCCAAACCATTTTTGTCCTTgt is from Triticum aestivum cultivar Chinese Spring chromosome 1B, IWGSC CS RefSeq v2.1, whole genome shotgun sequence and encodes:
- the LOC123093660 gene encoding subtilisin-like protease; the encoded protein is MTSTPLLRRTASPGPPRRVYVPGPLPIFCSRSLAAMASSMALLLLLLLPAVASTTAELDERELASTIAELLKAALMSTAAELDDVEPGDSDGYRTYIVMLEPPEEGQDADADAARAWHRSFLPSATTAQGKPRLLYSYRTIFTGFAARLTEKELKEVSAKPGFVRSFDNNIYRAQTTHTTAFLASLVDLSNHIGGVPR
- the LOC123093665 gene encoding uncharacterized protein produces the protein MQGGRRRKSPRRGGLLLTDLRSALVSSLLAILRERSLSTSSKSAANDQHSVSRSGSISSLTHAPCLTCDVMKMDGCDSEGTRGNDTTVSAMVLIRRRYKNEEDTKRHIDE